The stretch of DNA CGGTGAAGGCGCGTTCAATCAGGGTGTCTTTTTCGCGGTTGGACAGCAACCCTGCTGGGGTGCGTGAAACGGTACTGAGGATGTTGGGAGGCACAATGGCAGCCATTTAAAATCTCCATCCGGTGCTTGTGAAACACCCGGTTTAGTGCGATGAGCGGTGGTTGAGAGGGGTGCTAAGTGTTGAGATCAAATGCAGGAGCAAACACATCAGGCGAAGAAAACAGACCTTCTGTGGTTTTTTCAGGATCAACCCTTTCACATCTCGGGCCATACAGATTCCCGCTCCAAGATCTCCTCATGATAGCCGATTCAGATGAGGAGGAATCTGGAATCGGTTTAGACGTTGCAGAGCAGATGCAAATGTTGAACTTAAATGTCCAACCCATCTGGGTTCTGGCTTGCATTCTGGTGTTTTCCTGCAAGCCTGGATTTGTGTAGATTGCCCTCAGGTTCAGGTGTGGAAGGTTTTATGATGGGTTTCAGCACAGGGTTTCAGTAAACAAAGCCTGCGTTCAGGAAAATGCATCTTCCCGCAGGCAGAGATCCTCCTGCTGCCATGCCAAGGAGCACACATGAACTGGGGAATCCTCGGAGCCGCCAACATCGCCCAAAAAGCCCTGATTCCTGCCATCCGTGAGGCAGGCAGCACTGTTTTTGCCGTGGCTGCCCGTGACCTGCAACGGGCCAGAGATTACGCTTCCCACAACCAGATTGAACATGCCCTCAGTTACGACGAACTGCTGGCCCACCCGGACATCGACATCATCTACAACCCACTCCCCAACTCCGGCCACCTGCCCCTGACCGTCAAAGCCCTGGAAGCAGGCAAACACGTGCTGTGTGAAAAACCCCTCACCCTCAATGCCGCAGAAGTCCAGACCATGATGGCTGCCCAGCAAGTTTCTGGCAAGGTGGTGATGGAGGCCTTCTTCTACCGTTTCCACCCCCAGATCCAGCGCCTGCTGGAGATCGTGCGTTCCGGTCAACTGGGAGAACTGCGCACCATGCGTTCGGCCTTCACTTTCACCCTCGGGAACCCGGATGACATCCGCTGGGATCCCAGACTGGGCGGAGGGGCCTTTTACGATGTGGGCTGTTACTGCGTGGACATCATGCGTCTGGTGGCAGGCAAAGCCCCGGTTGCTGTGCAGGCCGTGGCCCAGTTCACAGAGAGCAGGGTGGACCACACCACCAGTGCCCTGCTGGACTTTGGGGGCTTTGTGGGCCATCTGGACGCATCATTTGCAGTTCCCTTCGAGCAATTTCTCACTGTGGTGGGTGCCCATGGGGTCGTGCACCTG from Deinococcus roseus encodes:
- a CDS encoding Gfo/Idh/MocA family protein — translated: MNWGILGAANIAQKALIPAIREAGSTVFAVAARDLQRARDYASHNQIEHALSYDELLAHPDIDIIYNPLPNSGHLPLTVKALEAGKHVLCEKPLTLNAAEVQTMMAAQQVSGKVVMEAFFYRFHPQIQRLLEIVRSGQLGELRTMRSAFTFTLGNPDDIRWDPRLGGGAFYDVGCYCVDIMRLVAGKAPVAVQAVAQFTESRVDHTTSALLDFGGFVGHLDASFAVPFEQFLTVVGAHGVVHLNAPFVSMGHNATLTLNGLPETFDEVNGYTQMVQHFERAARGEETVQYPLHLDSLDQARILDQVLKQVGYPGF